From a region of the Impatiens glandulifera chromosome 4, dImpGla2.1, whole genome shotgun sequence genome:
- the LOC124935812 gene encoding cysteine-rich receptor-like protein kinase 43, with protein sequence MGKSGDFVRQLAKAFKLTSSGKDAGGGEAAELERIAAQEHKHFSFETLVTATRDFHPENKLGQGGFGPVYKGRLKDGREIAVKKLAKSSNQGKTEFLNEAKLLSRVQHRNVVNLLGYCLHASEKLLVYEYVVNESLEKFLFKAEKRHVLDWKRRFIIISGVAKGLHYLHEDAHKIIIHRDIKASNILLDDKWIPKISDFGMAHLFPEDQTHVNTRVAGTNGYMAPEYQMNGCLTMKVDVFSFGVVVLELLCGQKNTSFNMDPKYQNLIEWVYKTYKKGKALEVVDPMLAETADADQVVHCILIGLLCVQADPHKRPTMNRVVVMLSKRPGTIEQEPTRPGLPGSRYRTSQRSNTRSSASGDGSYSSSHTSDSTRNSNTDTGTTFDTSYKKRSIDPHGKRPIEG encoded by the exons ATGGGCAAATCTGGTGACTTCGTCCGTCAACTAGCTAAAGCCTTCAAATTAACTTCATCCGGAAAAG ACGCAGGAGGAGGAGAAGCAGCTGAATTAGAGAGAATTGCAGCTCAAGAACATAAACATTTCTCCTTTGAAACCCTGGTTACAGCTACCAGAGATTTTCATCCAGAAAACAAGCTGGGTCAAGGTGGATTTGGTCCTGTTTACAAG GGAAGACTGAAAGATGGAAGAGAGATAGCTGTAAAGAAGCTTGCGAAGAGTTCTAATCAGGGGAAGACGGAATTCTTGAATGAAGCTAAGTTGTTATCTCGTGTTCAGCATAGGAATGTGGTGAATTTGTTGGGTTATTGCTTACATGCTTCAGAGAAGCTGCTTGTGTATGAGTATGTTGTGAATGAAAGCCTCGAGAAATTTCTCTTCA AGGCCGAGAAACGACATGTGCTAGATTGGAAGCGGAGATTCATCATAATTTCAGGTGTTGCCAAGGGTTTGCACTACCTTCATGAAGACGCTCACAAAATCATCATTCATCGCGACATAAAGGCGAGTAACATCCTATTAGACGATAAATGGATTCCAAAGATCTCAGATTTTGGTATGGCCCACCTTTTCCCAGAAGATCAGACGCATGTGAACACTCGTGTAGCCGGTACAAA TGGGTATATGGCTCCTGAGTATCAAATGAATGGATGCTTAACCATGAAGGTCGATGTATTCAGCTTTGGTGTCGTTGTTTTGGAATTGTTATGCGGGCAGAAGAACACGAGTTTCAACATGGACCCCAAATATCAAAATCTAATTGAATGG GTATATAAGACTTACAAGAAAGGAAAGGCCTTGGAGGTTGTGGACCCTATGTTAGCGGAAACCGCTGACGCGGACCAGGTTGTCCATTGTATACTCATTGGGTTGTTGTGTGTCCAAGCTGATCCACATAAACGACCCACTATGAATCGAGTGGTGGTGATGCTTTCTAAGAGGCCAGGCACCATTGAACAAGAACCAACAAGGCCTGGATTACCCGGTTCAAGGTACAGAACATCTCAAAGGTCCAACACTAGATCATCAGCATCTGGAGATGGTTCTTACTCTAGCTCGCATACTTCTGATTCTACGAGAAATAGCAACACCGATACGGGCACTACCTTTGACACGTCGTATAAGAAAAGGTCGATAGATCCTCATGGGAAACGGCCAATTGAAGGTtaa